A window of Loxodonta africana isolate mLoxAfr1 chromosome 3, mLoxAfr1.hap2, whole genome shotgun sequence genomic DNA:
TGAGTGTGCCCTGTACTGTATTCCCAGTGTTTGCTTATGCTGTCTCCATCATCTGGGAAGCACCTCTTCCCCATTCCTAACTCCTAAATAGCTGACTCCATCCTTCCAAGTCTGCCTCTTCAGAAAGGCTTCTTGGAGAATGTCCTATCAGAAGCAATCAACGACAGTAATCCTTTACTTTCATAATTCTTTAAACctcaaattgacttgatggcacctaagaactgttttgtttttaagctaaTGGCACTGTTTGCCTTGTATTATGGTTCTCCATACTTTAGTTAATCTCCCTGACTAGGCTGTAAGATTCTTGATGGTAAAAATTTTTCCTCATTCAGAAACTGTGACTTACCCTTTTTGCTTCCCATGAGCAGCTACAAAGCTCAGTAGGCTGGTTGGGTATGGTGTTTCTGTGCTGTGCTGACACCTGCTGGTCACATATTGTCCAGCTGCCCTGGCCCCAGCACCTCCCTTCCTCCAGAATAAAGGGTCTAGACAGTCTGTGCCACCTTTACCCAGCCAGGCACTGGAAGCATATGCTTGTAGTAATGTTGCCCCATAGTACCACCTTTCCCTGGAGACTCCAGGAACATGCTCAGACCTCCTGGTCTCTGGCTTGCCCCTGGAGTCTCCAGACTATGTTCAGTTCAATCTTGAGAAATTTCCCTACTGACTCTCGTCCCAGAAATTTGGGCTTCACTTCTTCCCCAGCATCACAGACTATAAGGGAGAACAAGGTATAAAGGAActaggcaggaaggaaagaaagcacAAAAAATTGGAGAGCAGGGTATAAGTAAATCCTCTTCCCCCTTCCCCAGGAATCAAGACTGTTTCCCAGAATGCTATTCCTTTTGGCCTTTGTCTTATTTCTAGGATGCTCTGGGTTGTTGGCCTTCTTGGTGATAGTAGTACTGATTGACCAATCGGAGGCTGAGCAGAGAGTAGGCAGGCGGGGCTTGAGGGGTGGGGCCAGGCCAAAGGGCCTCTCACTTAGGAGCTTCTCCATTCTGTCAGCTCTCCGGGAACATCCAAGGCAAGACTGGTACCAGCCGCGGGCAGGTGAGGGACTGGCAACAACAGAAGGGTAGGCTTTAGGGGGTTGGTGGCAGGAGAGTCCCAAGCTCGTTCAGCCTTAGCTTTCCATACTGTAGACTCTCACTTGATGGAAAGAATACTTGGGTCCCCAGTGGAGATGTCCAACTCAGTTTTCTCTGGGCAAGGCACCCTTAGAAAGAAAGACATGGTATGGGATGGAGTGGACACAATAAAGGCTGAGGGATGGGGTGGACATGGGTATGTGACAAAGTACTGAAGATTGCAAGGAAATCTCAGAAGACATGGAGGTAGGTAGGTAAGAGCCAGAAGGAGAGCATGGCTAGAGGACCACACGGCAGGACCCAGACAGAATAAAAAGGGAGGCTGAaacagggagagagggagaggacagCAGACCAAGCGTAAGATGGCAACAGGGGGAAAAGAGAGCTGGGTAACAGGAAGGCCAAGGAGGAAGGAAGGCTCACATGGAGCAACCTCCTCTTCCGGCTGTGGAGCATGGCCCAGAAAGTCCCAGGCCAAGCCGGGCGCAAAATAAGGTTCCAGGTACCCAATGGGCTTACTCATTTGGGGAAGAAACCCCCACAGTTACCCATCTCCTCTACCTCTTCAGACTCCCATGTTGGTTTGGGGGAGAGGGCGAGGCTGCTCCTCACTGCGGTCAGAGCCACATCCTGCACAGCAGGCGAGGGGGAAGTAAGAAGCAAAACAACCAGAAGAACCACAGCTGAAGACCATGGGGAGAGAACCCTGGACACATGCAGCTGATGGGTCAACAGGAGGGTCTCCACTTCTACCCCAGCGGAAGACCTTAGACCTCTAGTACTGCCTGACCCCCTGAGGTGTTTGTTTCTCAGGGCTCCTCAATGTGCATCAACCTCACTGGGAGTTCCTGGGAAGGAGGCTCCTTTGGATTATTTGGTTGGATGCTCGTGTTTATCATTTACTAGTGACTTTGGCCACGTTGCTTAATATCTTGTAGTTTCAGTTTTCTCAGACAGTCGGGAAGATTGAGATAATTCATAAAGAACTGGGCacaaagtaaaaccaaaaaccaaacctgtggctgttgagttgattctgattcatggcaaccacaGGTGttagagaatagaactgctccgtagggttttcttggctgtagcttTATGGAaccatatcaccaggcctttcttctgtggcgctgctgggtgggttcaaactgccaaccttttagttagtagcctagtacaaactgcttgcaccacccaggggcctataggctctcaataaatattagtttttaTTAATATTAGTTCTTACTAGAATTCCTGGGACCTCATTTCTCACTTCTCTAAAGGCAGTACAGAACAATGGCTGACATCAGCCTTTGGCCTTTGGAGTCAGAAAAACAGTTAAGTTTGACCTCAGGTAAGTTATTTAACATAAGCCTCAGTTTGCTCAGCTGTAAAGCAAGGAGAATAATGGCTACACCTCATACACGTATGGTGCGTAATCAGTGTTCAGAAATGGTAGCTGTGAGAATTATCTGCCAGGTAAGCCCTTTTTTCTCCAGTGTAGCTGCAACAGTCTACTTCCCCTTAAGATGTAACTTGTGGTGAGCTTGCCACGTTTCTCCAGTCAAAGATATCACTGCTCCCACTGTTTTGGAGATTGAGGTTTCCTACaacattaaaggagccctggtggtgcagtggttaagagctcaactgctaacaaaaaggttggcagttcaaatctaccagctgctccttggaaaccctatggggcagttctactctgtcatatagggttgctataagtcagaaccgactcgatggcacctaaaaacaacagcattaAAAGAGACAAGTAGGAGCAAGTCACAGAGGAATGAGGGGGCTCAGGGGAATGAAGATGACAAAGATGATGATgagaaagaaactaaaagagacagaaaggggaaaTGCCATTTCTGTCTTTCTAAGGAAGACTGTGGCCTTTCTTCTCGTAACTGACCACACATCCTATTTCCCAGGAACCATGGAGCCTTTCAGTTCAAAGAGTCTGGCACTGCAAGCAGAGAAGAAGCTACTCAGTAAGATGGCAGGTAGGTCTGTGGCCCATCTCTTCATCGACGAGACAAGCAGTGAGGTGCTAGATGAGCTCTACCGTGTGTCCAAAGAGTACACGCACAGCCGGCCCCAGGCCCAGCGGGTTATAAAGGACCTGATCAAGGTAGCTGTCAAGGTGGCTGTGCTACACCGCAGCGGCTGCTTTGGCCCCAGCGAACTGGACCTGGCTGCCCGTTTTCGCCAGAAGCTGCGGCAGGGCGCCATGACAGCACTTAGCTTCGGCGAGGTGGACTTCACCTTTGAGGCTGCCGTGCTGGCCCACCTGCTGACCGAGTGCCGAGATATGCTGCTGGAGCTGGTGGAGCACCACCTTACGCCCAAGTCACATGGCCGCATCCGCCATGTGTTTGATCACTTCTCTGACCCGAGTCTGCTCACGGCCCTCTATGGGCCTGACTTCACTCAGCACCTTGGCAAGATCTGTGATGGGCTCAGGAAGCTGCTGGACGAGGGGAAGCTCTGAGAGTCCTGAGCCCAGCATGTTCCACCTTGGGAAAATGGCTGACTGAGAAAACAACAGATAATGGGCTTTCCAACCCTGCTCATCTGCACTAACGCTTTTCACTCCTCCTCCGGCTTCAGTCCTTCCCAGGAGTGCTTCTGGCTCTGAATCCACCCCACACCCAAAAAAGCTGATGGAGATGGAGCAATGCTGAGGGCTGAGGACTCTCTCCCATTTCAGCCCCAGGGCAGGAAACAAAGCTGCCTGAAAAAGACGAAGTGAAACTTGGATCTCTATTTCCTCCATAAGGGATGTTTCAAATAGGAAATCCCCCTCCTCTATGAACTAGGGGGAGGGGGCATAGTGCATCAACCCTCTGGGACACTAAAGACAGAAGGGGGTCGGGGGCCCTTGGAGACATCCCAGAACCTCCAGTTCTAGGCAGAGCCTGGACAGACACCAGAGGTTCTATTCCAGAGTGCAGGAAGCAGGGGCTAGGGCAGGGGAGATTCTCATCCGGGAAATAAAACTACTAAAACATGCACAGGACTCAATGTTTAATCTCTCCAGCTTCTCACACCTTGTGATCATCACAGAAGAAAGGTGGGAAATAAACACCACTTATCTCACCTCTCACCATTTCCATACAGGAGACTGAGGCTTATTTCTAGTATCAATGAGGCTGCCTTACCTACTTCTTCCGTTtaagaaactaaaacaaaaaaaacggtACCGCAGATCAGTGCTACAAATTGCAAATAAATATACAGTGAGGAGCAAGGCATAGACAGATAGGCTTTTTGGGGGGTGACGGGGTGTAACAAAGGGATCCCCACAACAGAAGGGTCTATCCTCCTCTTCAAACCCTAACACAATCCTTCTTCCATCCCCTTAGCCCCACCACAGGCTGCGTAGAGATGCAGGTCACAGGGGTGAACTGGTGGGATGGAAAGTTCAGAATCTTATAGTGCTGCTTGTCCTCAGAGCAAGAGTTAGGAGTTATGGGGGACTAGTTAGTCAAAGCTGAGCCCAAATCCTTAACTTTCTGACTGAGAGAAAGGGCCAGCACAGTTTCTCATTCCCTGCAGCAGGACTAGATCACTGACTGCCCCACTCCACTTGGCTAAGGAGATGGGGAACCAGCAGACACTAGGTCACTGTTCCTGGGTTCTCCTTTCCATCCAGCGGCTATAGAAATCCCATTTTTTGACTAATAGTAGGAAGGaaataaagcaaataaatattACTTCAATATAGCACCAAATAAATTAGATACATAGCTGGGGAAAGGGAGGAAGTCGGGGGCTGGGAGATTCCCTGCTTCCCTGCTCTAAGGCCAAGGAATGGTGAAGGGACAGTAAAGGCAGCAGGGATGTAAAAAGAGCCTTTTACATCTGAAGGGCAACTCTAGATTCAGCCAAAAAACTGAGAAGAGGTCTATTTCCCATCCCCTACTGTTGTAATAAAACTTCCTCAGGCCGAGGAAACCCTTGGGTGGACAGGGAAGATGGCAGGAGTGGAGGGAGGTAGGCTGGGAAGCTGTGTTCTTGAGCCTCACCTCAGGCTCCTCTCCCCCTCAAGTTGTTCCTTCAACATCTTGCTTCTCTCAGTCAGTTCTGGGGACATCAGAGTTTGAAGATTTCATCTTCCTGGTCCCGTAGTGTCTGGGTCCTTGAGGTCTGTGTCAGCGGCACAGGACCTAGGACCGCTCGTTGCTGCATCCGAGGGGAGCTCAGGTGGGGACCTGCATCCTCCCCAGGCACCCTGCAGGtgaggagaaggggaaagagtGACAAATCAAGGGAAGAACCTGATGTTGGCTCAAATGGAGAGGCACATGGGAAGCTAACCTTCTCCTCCAATACATAAGCTGGTTGCTCTAAGATGGCTTCTTAACACCCTCTGAATAAATTCTAACCCTACTGCTCCTTCATGGATCATCAGAGCAGTAAGTTGTACTCCAgcgagaatatagaattcagttTCCCACCGCCTCTACCCATTCCAGCAGCCACTGGCTCTGCACATTGTCTTGGGGCTACCTGGAGAAAAGGTATCCCCTTGCTTCTGCTGGTACTTTGCTTGCTTGTGTGTGAGGTTTAGGTAAGGCTGGAAGGATGGAGAGATTCATGGAGGGGCTTATAAGGAACCATTCAAGACTCACCCGCTTTCcccttttttcagcttctgggcAGCAGCCTTCTTTGACAGACTAATCTGTGAATCAAGCTTCTTAAGGAAGTCAGAGGCCGTGAGGTCGTGGATGGGCATGGGGGGTTCCTGGCCAGGTGCGGGGAGGATTTCACCATTGGCACGTCTCGAACCTGTCTCTTGCTTTTTCCTCTCAGCTGAGCGTGGCCTAACTTCATCCTTACGTGGCTGTACCTCTTCCTCTTCGTCTTTCTCTTCTTCAGAATCCAAACCATTGAACAGGTCTCTGGGCTCTGTCAGGATGGGGATGTAGAGGGTTTTCTTCAGGAAGATGGAGTCATTAGTATAAAGGCGGTTTGCACGCTTAATCTGCTCCAtcttaaaagaaaagtcaccaaaattaataacagcaataacaattAACCCTACATTTCTATAGCATTTCAtgcattttaaaaagtgattgtACAGTCTTACCTGACCCTGTAACAACCATGCCAAAGTACAAACAGCTGACATCATTTTATAGACCAGCAGTTTTCATACTTTTTGATCTCAGGACccctttacattttaaaaaattattgaggatctcaaagagcttttgtttatgtgggtaaAAGCTGTCAATATTGAATGTATtataaattaaaactgagaaaattttttaaaagcattgatttaaaaataacaaacccattacatgttaacaaaaatattaaaacaaaaaaccccaacattttccaaaacaaaacaaaaaaatacagtgAGAAGAGAGGTACTGTTTTACATTTTGCCAATCACCTTAATGTCTGACTTAGTAGGAGACAATTGGACTTGCCGATCTGCACCTACTTTCAATCTGGTGCAGTATCGCCCGTCATGCAGTCCGTGGAAAACTCTACTATACAGTCATgagagaatgagaatgaaaaggCCAAATACTGACTTATTATTATTAGTATGAAAATCATTTTGACCTTGTGGGCCCCTGAAAAAGTCTCAAGGACCCCTAGGGGTCCCCAGACCTCACTTGAGAACTGCTGTTATTAAAGGCgaaggaactgaggctcagaggtgaAGTCACCGGCCTAAGATTACTTAGCAAGCTAATGACAGAGCTAGAACTAGAATCCTGAGCCTTTCTATTCCTTCGGGGAATGCTTTTCTCAGTATAATATTAGTAAATCTCATCGATCAAATATTTATCTAGTGCCTATTTACCAAATAATGAACATAGTCACTGGCATCACCATGTATCTATCTGGCCTCCCAAGATAGAAATATCAATGTCATCCTTAACTCATACTTTCCTTGCACTATCCATATCCATCTGGTCAACAAAAGTGCTTCAAAAATCTGTCTCACATATGGTCTTATCTTTATATCTCCTGCCATTGCTTTAGAACAGACCCTTAAtatttcttatctgggttattgAACAGTTTTTTAACTGGTTTTTCTCCCTCCATTTCTACCTATCCTCTACCCGGTTGACATCTATCTTtcttaaaaagataaataaatctgCCCAGTTTATAAACTCCTatagctctccccctccccaatCAAAAGATAAAATCCAAATTAGCATTCAAGGGCTTTCTCAATTTAGCCCCCAATAGGAAATGTCTAGCTTCATCTCTCCCCTTCTGCCACCTATACATTTTGCCCTCCcaaacttttttgttttctttgaatgtTCCATGCTCTTTCACACTTCTGTGTCTTTATCCATgctattccttctgcctgaaatgcCTCCCCACTAGCTCTTTCTGGGCTTGGAAAGCTTGCACTCATCTACATCCCTCCCTTTGTGTTACCTTATCAGGGctcccaaaaacccactgccttcgagttgattccaactcacagcgatcctataggacagagtagaactgccccatagggcttccaaggctgtaacctttacggaagcagactgccacatctttcccccaccgGGCTGCCAAAGCATCTGTAGATATTGCCCAAATAACACCTACTCTATTACACCGTTATTCTCTTCTTTGCATGTTTGTCTTTCCTACTACCCTGTGAGTCCTTTAAGGAAAGAGACGGCAACTTGCTGTCTTGTATCCCCAAGGCACTATTCAGCAACCCACAATGTTTCATGTTAATGGGGGTCATTAATGCAttatgaataaataataaaatacaggaaCCATAAACATAGGGCGTCAGTATTTTACTATACGAGAGCCAGGTTGCCAGTTTTACTAAAAATTCATCCTGTATTGGCATCAGCTTGGAAAGCCACATTGGTCAAATATCAAAGATGTTTCTACTCTGTGGCAAGACCTAGGTCCCTAGGTCTCAACTTGACTACTAAATTCTTAGACTGTTATaatatgtttaaaaatgaaatcagattaatctgaacaataaaaaaagttaaCATTGGCTTGTTACTTTTATACTTTTGCTTTGCCAAGTGCTTCTATGctattgattttattttgttgggaTAATATCCTAGGTCCCTTCCAGCTTCAAGATGTTATGAGTTAATATATGAagtttctgtttcttttattATTCCTGGAAGCACCATATGAGGAGACATAATCCTACTTTTAAAAGCAATGTGACCAAGGTCAAAGGACCATGGAGCCACAGTCTTTACAGCTAGAAAGGCCCTTCGAATCTAGATAGTATAATagaactaaaaaaaccaaacccattgctgtcgagtcgattacaactcatagtgaccctatacgacagagtagaactcccccatagtgcttccaaggctgtaatctgtacggaaacagactgcctgaTCTTTCTCTTAAAGGGGAGTGgctgaaccatcgaccttttggttagcagctgagctgttaaccactgtgccaccagttagCAATTAAAAGTGAAGgttttagaatgagaaaacctgGTCTGAATCCTAGCTCTATCAATTTTACTAGTTGTATAATCTATGTAAAGTTATCTCCCTaggtctcaatttcttcatctttaaatgaGAATAGGtacacctacctcactgagtCTTATGACGATAATATGAGGTAACACATATACAAAGCTTTCCACGTAGCAAGTGTTCCTTAAATGATAAGTAGATAATAACTCTGATAATTATCATTATTTAAtacattttcctcattttacaaatggtgaggaaactgaggttccagagaggggaagtgacttaAAGTTACTCAGTAAGCAGCAGCATGGGATTAGAACCTAGGACTCTTCTTCACTAGACGACAGAGCTTGTCTgtacagagcaaaaaaaaaaaaaaaaaaaagcctcagaaAGTACTTGTTGATTCACTGGTAGCCCAGTTTCCTTGTTTGCAAAGCTTCTGAGACCCTGCTGAGCCCCAGGGGCTGCCCTGTACTTTCACACCCACTTCTTTTGCTTAGGCCATTCCCTCTACTTGAAATGTACTCTTTCCTATACTTCCAGTCTCTACGTGTGGAAATCTTAGCCATACTCATTCATTCGAAAAACATCTATTAAGTTGCTATGTGGTGGGGACTATACCAGACTTTAAGAATATAATTATTGACAGGAAATAGTTTCTATCCTTAAAgaaaggatgttgttgttgtgtgccatcaagctgattccaactcatcgagaccctataggacagagtggaactgccccatatggtttcctaggctgtaatctttatgggagccgatcgccaggtcttttttccccggGGAGCCACAGGTATGTTCTAACCGaagacatttggttagcagctcagcacttaaccattgcgccaccacgGTTCCTTTAAGGAGAGTATAGGCTATTGAGAAGACAAAAACCTATGCAAATAACAGTATTCCACAAATCGTAGAGAGAAGCACAGAAGAAGTTTCTAAGTCTTCCAAGGACCACAGTGACGGCTGCCTCAGAACCTGCACTGATGTTCACCTCTGTCCCTTCCAAGTAAAAATTAATCTCCATTTCTAACTTCCCATCCTTTGTTAATATCACTACAAATTCAACACATTCTGCCACCTACTATCATTATTTTTGTCCCGGGAAATTTCTCACCAGACTGTAAATTACATGAAGGCAGCAGTCACACATTTTATTTGTTTCTATGTCCAAGATGGTTACCATACTGCTTTAAACAGAGCAAGCATGCAAATGTTGGCTAAATTCAACATTTGTTTGTGTGAAATTGAATGAACAGGATATGGAAAAACACTCGCCAACTTTAATGCAATATATTGTTACACCTATCAAATACACCCTACACATACTTGCTGTAAAGAGAACCTGTTCCTTACCAAGAAAAGCCACCTTACTGGCAAGAAGGCAAAGCACTGAGAAAGGAAAGGACAAGAAGAGATAGGCACACCAGGAACTTAGAACTAAAAACCAGCTCTCCATTATTTGCTGTAAATGTTTTATCATTATCAATTATAAAGTTTCCATGTAGTTAATAATAGTACAGTCTTTAGAGTCTGACAGATGTTTGAATTCCAACTCAGTCACTCATTAGCTATTTCATTTTGGTAAAACTGGTTAACAGATTAATCCATGTTTCCGTTTCTTTATCTGCAAGAAGGGAACAATAATTGTATACTTGAGAGGGATGTGAGGATCAAATGGGATGATACATGTAAAGCAGCTAGTATATTATCTGGCATAGAGTAGGCTTCAATAAAGTAGTAGCTGCTCCTCTCCTTTAAGGTAGTGGGGCAGGATTTGCCCCAACCAGAGAGAGCAACACTGacaagggaaaacaaacaaacagattaAAGCCAGAACAGACACAGCCCCAATTAGGAAAAATCCTGGAAAAGTTACTTAGAGGGGTCACTGCATTCAGGACATTCTCTCCTAACTGGTTGTCAGCACCCTAGTCTTGGAAGACTCACCGTCACCCCGTATTTGAGTGCTAGTCCAGCCAGAGTGTCTCCAGGTTCCAGTTTATGCTCCAGGCGTCTTTCCCTCACTGGGGAGCAGACGGACTGCACCAGGCTTCCATAAGAACGAGCCCGGCTCCCTTGAAGCAGTCCTGATCCCCCGAGGGGGGGCTGTCTAGAGGGAGAAGCCATCTCCTCACCCTGCTGACAGCTCCGGTTGCGACTGAGGGAGGACCGGCTAAGTGATGGACAGTGACGGGCCGGCGTCTGGGAATGGATATCCAGGGAGATCCTTCCCCTTCTCTCCTAAATCTTCCCTTCCCCCCGCCCCGACCTCAGCTCCTCTTCACTCCCCGAACCTCCACCCGCCCCcgtcactcctcccctccctcccctagGGACCTAGGATATTCTAGACAGATATTATCTGCCCTCGCTTTTTCTCCCTCCAAGTCCCTTTTCCACAAATCTGGTCCCCTGGGTATTCAGTCTCTACCAAAGTCTCCCTTTGGAACCCCACAACTCCTCGCTACACTGACCTTTGACCTTGGAACTCTAGGTACCTTCCTCAACACCCTTTCCTCAGTTTGCTCCACAGCCGGGCAGCCCGGGCTCCCGACCCCCCTTCGCCCCAGCTCCGCCCCGTCCCGGGGTTGATCCCCTAGGGTCTGGAACGAGCCGGGCCCACCCTAGGTGAGCTGACGTCGCAGATGAAGAGCGGGTGGTTGGAGAGTTTGTAGTCCACTATCCACTCATCGATCCTTAAGGACCTACTCCGCATCAGATCGGTCTTAAATTCGGGTTCAAGCATCAGCTCCACATataggttcttgtctcttcaaaTGCTTCGAATCTGCCGAGATTCAAGGGCCTGCTTCCAGCTGGGCGACAAGTTCTTTGAGAAAAGACTTCATTTCCCAAGAGGCTTCGCGCCGGCGGGGTCGCAGGGCACCATAGGAAAAGCAGTCCCCTTTGGGCAAGAACAGTGTTTTCAGAATCGCGCAATGCATGCGGGGAAGCACACCCCGGAAGTAACGAGGCCAACCGGAAAAGACAGGCAGAGGGCGAGGAGACACCCCTCTACCGCTACGGTGGCCTGAAGGGAGTGAAAAATTTGGTACCGCGAATTTGTTGCTTCTGAGGCTGACAGTCGCGATGTCTTTCAAGAGAGAAGGAGAcgattggagtcaactcaatgtaCTCAAAGTAAGCGCGAAAGTAGAGGGTCTGGAGCAGCTTCAGCCACCCTCTGAAATCTATGAAAGAGCTTTGTTTCGTTGCTCTGGAAACAGCTCGGAGGGATGAGGGGCGAGAGGGAGTCAGGCTCCTAGACCTCTTCTTCGCCCTATGATCGCTTGTTTCCAATGGACCTTATTCCCTTTGATGCCTCGTCTCTATCATTTTTCCCTTCCATCTCTGCCTCCTGTTCCGCTTATCCCGTTCGGATTTGTTCCCTTACTCCCTCCAGAAACGAAGAGTCGGGGACTTGCTGGCCAGTTATATCCCAGAGGATGAGGCGCTGATGCTACGGGATGGACGGTGAGGGCGAGGAAGGATTCAAGCCTGAGAGTTCTGCGGTTGGAGGCTCAATAAGCTTTCGTTATTATGGGGGAGTTCTGGAGTATCTAAAATTCTTTGGCAGAGAGTGAGAGACTGGAAGAGACAGGGATGTGGGCGGTGGAGGTTAGAACTGGGAGTAGGGCTTTGGAAAGGACTACTAGGACAGGATGGAACCTACAGCAGACCTCCCACTCCTACCCCTGTACCAACTGTCTTCTTTACCCCTCCTCAGCTTTGCTTGTGCCATCTGCCCTCACCGGCCTGTATTGGACACCCTGGCCATGCTGACTGCCCATCGTGCAGGGAAGAAACATCTGTCCAGTAAGTTTAAAAGAGTGCATGGGATAGAGTGTAAACCCTTGAAACCTCTGCAGACCAGTCTTAGCGCTTTGCTTTTAATTCCCTCCCCGCTACTCCTCAGGCTTGCAGCGTTTTTATGGCAAGAAGCAGCCAGGAAAGGGAATGGAGCAGAATCCAAGACAGCAGAATGAACTGAGGGAGGAGAACAAAGCTGAGGTAATCAGAGAGGGAAAGTTGTGTCCCAGACAAGACCCTGCTGCACACCCCAGGCTTGAAGGGCTTTGGCTTCTCTCTAGCTCTCATGGCTCTGATTCTTTTCCCCTATCCCCATACCAGGCTCCTCTGCTGGCCCAGACTCGATTTATCACTCAGAGTGCTCTACACAGAGCTCCCCACTATAACAGTTGCTGCCGCCGGAAGTACAGGTCTGTGGGATGGGAAAGCCAGAGAAAAATATGACTTGAGCATGGGAAATAGGGAAAGGATAGCATTACTGTATTAGCTCTTAAATTTGTCcctgatccatcttgagttaatttttgtacacAGTATGAGGTGGCGGGGGgtgtccaacttcattcttttacatgAGGATTACCccgttgtcccagcaccatttgtttagaAGGCTATTCTTTCCTCACAGCACGTTGCTGTATTAGGAGGAATTAAGAATAGGGGAATAACAGTGAAAGGTCTTTCACATTGGTTAGGGACATAAAAAGATGGAGACAGTGGGTGGAAAAGAACTACTAGTATGGGAATCAGTAGGGA
This region includes:
- the TNFAIP8L2 gene encoding tumor necrosis factor alpha-induced protein 8-like protein 2 isoform X2, with the translated sequence MCINLTGSSWEGGSFGLFGTMEPFSSKSLALQAEKKLLSKMAGRSVAHLFIDETSSEVLDELYRVSKEYTHSRPQAQRVIKDLIKVAVKVAVLHRSGCFGPSELDLAARFRQKLRQGAMTALSFGEVDFTFEAAVLAHLLTECRDMLLELVEHHLTPKSHGRIRHVFDHFSDPSLLTALYGPDFTQHLGKICDGLRKLLDEGKL
- the TNFAIP8L2 gene encoding tumor necrosis factor alpha-induced protein 8-like protein 2 isoform X1, which encodes MEPFSSKSLALQAEKKLLSKMAGRSVAHLFIDETSSEVLDELYRVSKEYTHSRPQAQRVIKDLIKVAVKVAVLHRSGCFGPSELDLAARFRQKLRQGAMTALSFGEVDFTFEAAVLAHLLTECRDMLLELVEHHLTPKSHGRIRHVFDHFSDPSLLTALYGPDFTQHLGKICDGLRKLLDEGKL
- the LYSMD1 gene encoding lysM and putative peptidoglycan-binding domain-containing protein 1 is translated as MASPSRQPPLGGSGLLQGSRARSYGSLVQSVCSPVRERRLEHKLEPGDTLAGLALKYGVTMEQIKRANRLYTNDSIFLKKTLYIPILTEPRDLFNGLDSEEEKDEEEEVQPRKDEVRPRSAERKKQETGSRRANGEILPAPGQEPPMPIHDLTASDFLKKLDSQISLSKKAAAQKLKKGESGVPGEDAGPHLSSPRMQQRAVLGPVPLTQTSRTQTLRDQEDEIFKL
- the SCNM1 gene encoding sodium channel modifier 1 isoform X2; this encodes MSFKREGDDWSQLNVLKKRRVGDLLASYIPEDEALMLRDGRFACAICPHRPVLDTLAMLTAHRAGKKHLSSLQRFYGKKQPGKGMEQNPRQQNELREENKAEAPLLAQTRFITQSALHRAPHYNSCCRRKYRPEAPGPSVVHSRLPPAEAELQSRKISRESEPETGPQAKKSATVPAPVPMSPTRRRALDRYLTLRSSGWIPDGQGRWVKDENVEFDSDEEEPPDLPLD
- the SCNM1 gene encoding sodium channel modifier 1 isoform X1; this translates as MSFKREGDDWSQLNVLKKRRVGDLLASYIPEDEALMLRDGRFACAICPHRPVLDTLAMLTAHRAGKKHLSSLQRFYGKKQPGKGMEQNPRQQNELREENKAEAPLLAQTRFITQSALHRAPHYNSCCRRKYRPEAPGPSVVHSRLPPAEAELQSRKISRESEPETGPQAKKSATVPAPVPMSPTRRRALDRYLTLRSSVYSDVSSSGWIPDGQGRWVKDENVEFDSDEEEPPDLPLD